TAAAGTGTATTGTTATTTGTTGTGAAATGCAATGCATACCCTGAAAGTAGTGTCACTAACAGCATAAGCTTTTGGAGCACAAAAACCCAAGAAAGAAACTAACACGCAGCTAGTGCTTCCTCTCTTGAATTGAAATATTAATTCTATATTTTTCCTTCCAACCACCACCACATCCCTTACCTAAATTCCAGGTGGAGTTTGAAGTTGCGAACATTTAATGCAAATTTAGTCTCCGCAAAGTTTTGCGGTACCTGTTGCTGTCTCCGTGCCTTATATAAACAATAACAACAGCATGTGTATGTGAACAGTTTTGCACTCTCGACAGTCTTTCAGATGAGTAATTCTGATGAAATAATTTTAAGGAGTTACATAAAGAAGCAACGAAGCACACTAGAACAACACGTGGCCATGATTCTGTGTCATCAGGACACGTCACGAGACTTGCCTTGAAATGAGGCTGCAAAAGACTGGCACAGACTAAAATATAGTGAAGTCTCTCATAACATTTTATGTGCTGCAAGACTGGGATAACTAGAAATTGCTGGGTGAAGCCTTCGTCCCGTACTGTAGATAAACAGGATGATGATGTGTAGCAAGAGACCCAATCGTAAGTAAAGCAAAATAGGTTTGTTTACAGTAGCAGAAACATGAACAATAAGAAACTTGGGCAGCAAGAAATGTGCACAGTGCATTCAGTAAGCACACCCACAACAAGATTCAAGAACAAAAGCAATAACAGCAAGAGGAGCACCTGTTCTAGTTCAGCAGGTGTCGTAGCCATAGAAATTTCTAGCTCCACGTGTTGAGGGAGATAGCAAGGAGAATCTGCCACTCCTGCCTCTATTTCCATTGCCTTTTTCTTCTGGACATGAATCGCTGCCTGTGCAAATAAAAAAGAGAGTCATACAGACTGCACTCTCACCAAGCCAGGGACTACTTGTTGCCATAGCCTATCAAAAATATTAAATTTTCCTAGATGTATATAGCTGGGCCTGCCACCAGAATTGTTCTCATTGTTATAGTACCTTGACTTTCAATGAAGGGTCATCTTTGCTACTACAGCAACGAAATATTTGAACACCGGATATGGTACAATGTTATTCCATACATTATTTGCTTATTCACTTGAATAGAGGCAAATAATGTTTCTGTATAAAAATTTTCACAACTGCAAGTAAGCAGAGTTTCATTTGCTGCTCCAACTGTAACACAGATCTTTCCCAAGTGTGTTCCACTGCTTTAACAGAAAAGTCgtgatcatcataatcatcatcatcatcatcatcctggctacgcccactgcagcgcaaaggcctctctcatacttctccaactaccccggtcatgtgctaattgtggccatgttgtccctgcaaactttttagtctcatccgcccacctaactttctgccgccccatgctacgtttcccttctcttggaatccagtccgtagtccttaatgaccatcggttatcttccctcttcattacatgccctgcccatgcccacttatttttctcgatttcaactaagatgtcattaactcgcgtttgttccctcacccaatctgctctcttcttatccccttaacgttacacccatcattctcctttccatagctcgttgtgtcatcatcaatttaagtagaacccttttcgtaagcctacaggtttctgtcccgtaagtgagtactagtaagacacagctgctatacactttcctctcgagggataatggcaacctgctgttcatgatccgaaaatgcctgccaaatgcaccccaccccattcttatttttctgattatttcatagAAAAGTATGTGATGTTTATGTGATGTTTTTGCACAGCTCCGGGCACCCAACCACTAGCTGTTCTCGTGATGCCAATCATCTAATTGCAGCTACCTCTTGAACCGTTTTACTGCAGTAGCATCATAGGGACAATAAATACAAGTACTAAGTCAATTTCGACCAATAAAGCATCCTTCGAAAACTATATTTTTGCTAATTTTGTGGTACTAGGTTGATTACTAAAAATGCAAAGTGAAGGTCAAAGTTCAACCTTTAAAATTTCGCACTCGAATACTAGGGCCACTAAGTCAATGTGATGTCGCAGATTCCAGAGTACTTTTTTCATATTTGGGCTGTTGTGGCTCACAAATAAGTTCTTGAAATTTGCTAAGTTCAGTTTTTCACCCCTTTGGAATACAATGTTGTCCATCTTTGCCAATAAAAAATGTAACTAGACCACAGGAggcgccatcaaaatccatgatgtcGCAGTAAGTTGGTGCAGGAATTTCGAGGCAACATTGCCACCCGCCTTTTGTTATTATGCTGTTTCTGGCTTGTCAACATTCCTGCCACAGTAAGAGTGGGCTTTCTGGTATTGCACAAGGGCGATTTACTAATAGTACAGCTgcaaactatttttctttttagagTCCCTTTAAAGGTTGTCATCTTCACCAGGCAAGTGCTCCATTGTTTGCAAAGcacaaatttcattgaaagggAGCAATGCATCTTCTAAGCAACTATATTTATTTCCTCAATATACCAGCTAAATGCTTGGCGCTTCCATAAAAACTGAAACGTAGGTACTTCTCTAATTGCGGCAGCTCTACAAATTTGTGAAGGCAATGCTTGCAGCGGTTGTACGCCAGGAATGGATGCAAAGAAAGGCACACCTGGTGGTCAAATCGCTGCGCTGACGTCAAGTGGCTGCCAACTAAGTCCACAGTGGCAACATGCAGCTTCTTGTCGAGTGCCAACAAGCGAGCCAGATGGCCTTGCCCAGATCCGACGTCTAGCATGTGCGAACAGTCACACTTCTGAGCAAGCAACTCAATCACCTGGTTTGCAAGAACAACAACTGATATAGACAAGCAATAGCTGGCAATGGGGCTAAAAAAGTTGCAAGAAGCTCCATGCTCCCTGCCTTTGCATGTACTGGTGGGAATGGGGATGCAATGATTTGCCTCATAGCTGAGTACATGAATGACTGAAGACAGCTACAAGTGCTCCAAAGTAGCCATCTTTTCCAGTCATTCGTGCACTCACCATGAAATAGCACGGAACAAGAGTTTAAAAACACCTGAAATATTGGCTAGCTTCCGACTGCTGTCGTGATTTTTCACACACGACACCAGATGCAGGGTCAACCATTACATCAACATGTATTTGTTAGTTTTCTGGTACCCTGGTACCCCTTGGGTGAATGCATGGAGAGCTACAATGTCATTGCCAAGTTAACTTCTACTAAAGCATTCACGCTGCTTCCTTAGCAGGGATTTCAGAGTCATCAGCTCTAAAGGGGCCGAGTAAACTGTtaattctttgtttctttttatttcctgcACCTTTTTGCTCTTGTGTATTGGAAAATCTTCTGTATCTTACTGCAGTTGGAGTCTCAGACACagaaatttaattttgaagtAAGTAAGCACACATCATAAATGCCACATATGCTGTGATTACATGGAGTGTCATCCATTCCCACGCGAATATCACCATAGCATTAACAAGCTGAGAAAAAAGCTTGCCTACCATTGCCAACCGAACAATTTCATGCTGCTTCTTCAGTTTTACATGCTTCCTGAAAGCATGAGTCAAATTCCTATTGCCACAGAGGTGAAAGGCTGGCCAGTGCAGATTTTTCCCACCtgatgcaagaaagaaaaaaaagatggagcTGAGGCACTTTCTTTATTTAGTGATCACGACAAAAGCTTTAAATGCAAATGAAAGTTTCACTTTTCCACTCAATTTGTCATTGCCACAACACTGGGTAACCTTGGTGGCTAAGCATTTCTGCAGAGTAACCAGTTCATTTCGGTTTAATTTCTAATGAACTGAACAATGCTTGCAACCACAATTGGTTTCAGAGCCAGTTTGGCTTCTCCCTCATGGGTTTAAGATGTGATTGGAAAATGCCCAGCTCAAACGCACATGATAAAGGAAGCAGGCGCTGATGGTAGACCGTGCTCATTCTCCAAGCATAGTCTTCCATATCTGATATTGCTGATGAACAGGGAAAACGAAAAGTAGGACAGGAGACAATAGTGCGACAGGGGCTATACTATTGTTTCACACTAACCAATTTGTTGCAGCAGCGAAGTATAGACTGTGAAGATTTGTAAATAATGGAGTCATGTATAAATGGCTCACCTGGCCCAACCAATCACTCTCAAATTTTCTAGAAAGGTGGCATTCCACAATAGTTTTTGTATCATACCATGTCTGTATGTAATACAGTTGCCTGTTTAATCCAAAATAAGTCCAAAGTTATGGTTTGTCTGTGGCAATGCTGGACAAAAGGTGTAGATTTTATCAGCAACGGTGCAATGGCAGCGTCTGTCACTAGAGATTGCATGTTTAGTAATGTCGCAGCACCACTGTTCCTATCACTGAGGCAAATGACTTTTCTACATTTCCCTGCTGACAATGTGTAGTTGTTATTTTATTCCAGATAAAGCAGACAAAAGTGTCACATCGAAACACGGCATCAAACAAAGTGCACTGTGAGGCGCCACCTCTCCTGGAAATCCGAATGCAACCAATTGCGAGCAGTTTAGCCAGAAGACCCACTTATACCATAGGCTTCTTTATTTACACAACAGCAAAATTGTCTTTCAACTAATTTGCAGTTTTCACCCATGTTTAGGGCTACTCTGATGCACATTGTCAATTAACTGAAGAAAATGTCCAGTGGGCTCTGAAACAGCACATTCTTTTTCAGCTACATATAAACCTGCAGCGACCTTGATCCGTTATCAATAAACTATAGCAAAATATCTGAGTTGGCTATGACAGGGTTAGCGAAATTGATACTTTTGGCTGGAGACGATTTGCTGTCCGTAACCTTTATTGGCCTTGATCTGTTAATACGCGCAAGTGCTTTTTTTACTTGTACCTTTTTTTTTAGCGGTAAATCTATTTATGTCTTTTTTAAAAGGGATGTGATAGTCCTTAGCAGACGCATAACTTTGAGAGAGGGAAAAGTTTATTCCATTGAGAAATTGTTTCACATCGTTTGACAACTCCATAAGGATGCTGTGAGATTTCGCAAGAAAGGAAAACAACTGCTATGCGTTAAACTAGCACAGTTCGCTCACCGGCGCGCTCTTTTGGTGGCAGAAGCGGGATGTCAGCTGGTGATGCGACAGGACTCCGGTCGAGCGCAAGCAGTCTGGCTGCTGGAGCAAGGCACATCAGCGACAGCGGCCATACCGAGTGCTTCCTGACAACAAAAGCAAGTTAAGAGGCCCGTCAAAGCTCGTACTGACACGTGAGCTTTTGCAAAGAGGACAGAAAGCGGGGATCTACGCGGGATTAATTGTTTAATTGCAGCGCGCACGAAGAGAGGATCGTGCAAGCATGTGTGTCACTACGCTTCTTTGAGCAGGGGACACCTCTAGCATCTCAAATAAGTGTTGATAAAAGGGATGCGCGCAAACAGACAACTTAAAGAGCAACGCAACAGTTGGCTATACGGGCCAGAAAATTAGGTCGGATGAACATACGGTGCCTTTGTAAAGCGACAGACATAAAATAATTGGCTGGTGTACGTACTGTGCAGGCAGTCCCGTTTCAAGCCAGGCGGAAAGATCGCTCAATTCAATGGCAGACAGTGTCTTCTGCCACGAATGTGGTAGTTTGTGCCACTGCTGCTCAACGAAGTAATCCTGCGGGCACGCACGCATTGGGATCAACGTAGACGCCGAGCAAAATACTAGGCGCTGCCAAGGGCGCAGGGTAGTTTAGTACTTACCAAGACATAGGCGTCATTCAGCCAGGAGTACTGAGACAAAAAAGAGCCCAGAAGTGTAGCATACCTTCTGACATCTGAAACATGCTGCGCGTCGCAAACAAGCGGGCACATGGCAGACGAAAACACGAACTGAAATgtgctgatgatgatagcaacaATAAGCGCGTCATGGTTATTAATAAACATAAACAAAAGGAAGTGCAAGGACAAGTATTGCACAATATTTGAAAAATTCTGACAATGTGCAGCTTGTCCTTTCGTGATTCGCGCTTTGTTTACCGTTTGCTTACCCTTCACCACAATTTCACTTCTACATATTATGTCGTGCGACAGCTAATGATAATAAAAAATACCAACCCTTCCACTACCGGAAAATGGGAGTAAGCGATCGAAGCTtctcctgcgtgcacctgaccttcgtgaAGGTTAGGTAATCCACAGGTAACGCCGCCGAATTGCTTCGGCCTCTCGCTCCCTCAGCCCGGGATCTTCTCGTTCACCATGtgctcgttgctgtcggattgcctgggatCGGGCGGCTCAGCGactggatcggcgcgccgacggcgagccctttcacgggtgAGTTCCCTGGTTcccgccgccgctcgtcgaaggctgccagttcctcgggggaacgcacaacgcatGGCCGTTCCATCCGTTTTCTGAGAATGAACTGAACGGAAATATAGCCGGCGCAGCGCAAGCGGTACCCTTTacctccccggcggaagcgaaacggcccTAATTGTTCCGCGCggggcgtgagcgcgcgcctatgcagctggaatcttTGCTAATGATTCACGctccggcgccggcgcagctCACAACTCATATCAAACCACCCTTTCCCACAGCTCAGTTCTCTCCTCAGGGCTCCTgcaactgtgttttttttttttccgtgaccATATCGCCACcaaaacttgtgagccaatacaagcttcacttgaaaaaaaaaaagaagggaggggggggggggtggagaaaaaaaatacactcGAGTGGAACTAACGCAGAATATCCTTGTCACAGGATGACTCTCAtatgcacttcagttggcacAGCCAAGTGAGTATTACATATATAGATCATGTAATTCAAGCACTCTTGCATTACTCTACTATGCTCACACATACGCTTTGTGCTTCAAAGATGCTAGAAAAGTTCAGTGCAGGTAGACTTTGTAGTGTACTACTACATCCCAGTATGCTGATGGTGCGCAATCAGTGGAATCGGCAGAATTAGGCTGCCAGCTGATTGAGCAGGCTCGGCTAAAATATAATTTATTGACACCAGGCACCAGGACCTTCACCACAACTTCAATGCTGTCAGTGTATGGAATTATAAGCATGCAGTTAATTATGTTATATTTCGTACGTGACAACAGCCTCATGGAAATCATATGTATGGTTATAATAACCATATGCATGTAGATTCTATTTTTATTCATTAGAAACCATGAACCCCACCCATCCTTTGCCAGGACTGTTGTCAGCATTTCACTAGGCGAAACAGCGACATGAAGCAATAATTCAAGATGCACTTGTTTCGGAGCCTTAGCTTTTATATACTTGGCATTCAGAATTTCTGGAATAATGTTTCTGAAAAATTATATTGCTGCCAATTATATTGCTCCTACAGGTGCTTTACATATACTTTTTGCGCTTGTACTGCAGCCTCAGCGGTTTTAATGAGGTCAGAATTACAACACCGTGTGAACAATATATGTAAATTTAGAGTTAATCCCTAGTTGGTCTGTTACATAGACTGTCACTAGGCATAGTGGTGCCGCATGCTCCACCATGAACCCTGTTATGTCCGGCCAGTGGGGGCAGCAACCTTCGAATCTCTCCTGCTTTCCTGAGATGACTCAGCTTTGTGAAGCTCACAATAAGTTGCATCGGACAGCCCAGCGGCGACACCAAGGTGAGACACATCTGACCTCTATGGGGTTGATGTATGCCACTTCGTCGCCGACCTTGACGTTGGGATCCAGAAACTCCAGTGAAAGTGCGTTCTATGCCGCTTCCTTACCGTTGCTGCTGGTAGCCAAAGTCGATTGACAGATGAACCATCTAATAGCTGGGCCATTACCGGAGCCAAGACATGCCAAGGGAGTCAAGCATGGCACCCCTGCCGATGAgtgtcctcttctttttctaggGCAGTGAGCCGTGTGCACCCGGTGTGATTTCTCTGATTGTGTACTGTGAACAAAGGCACCGGAGTAGTTGCACATACCCTTGTGCTCAAAGTGGAACCTTTGGCGACCATGAACGCTCCAAATGGAGAATGGTGTGACTGCAGATTTTCCTGGCCTAGTTGATCTAGGGGAGACAAAGGGGATTTAAGAACACTTTTTCAGCTCTTCAAGCGTGCCTTGGCCTGCTTTGACCTGATAGCTCATGCTACGAGAACAATGTACTGCGCTCCATGCTCCGGCCAGTGTAAGTATCCCTTGTTCTGTAAATAAGTTTGCCTCttatatgtaaataaaccctccaTTCTCTTCCTACAATCTCTCGACCTCGTACTCTTCACGAAAGAAGCAACCCTCGTCAAGACAGCTTGGATGACAGTGGGAGCCTGGTTAGCCCCCGTGCGTCACCCCGGTAGTGTAGGCCAGCTACCCGTTACGAGACGCACCACCGCGGAGGCTAGAGAGCTAACATCAGTTGACGCCAGACTCCGAGGGCATGACCCCTGAATCCTACAACCCCTCCAACATTTCCAACAAATCACTGCAGCGTACCACAACCAATGTTGTCATTATTGGCCTGACACTTACAACAGCCAATGTGACTGAGATTGGCTTCTCGGTGTGATGGATCATAGAAAAAGAATAGAGTCAAAGCAAAGGAATGATTCTGTACTGCAGcctctgttctttctgttttggTTGTACCTAAAGACaagtgaaagaagaaagaaaataaaagcatgCTTGCCATAAGGTTTCTCAATAAACATACGGCTTCACATTTAACACTCAGCTCCTACATCATTTTACATAATGTGCTGCTAGAGATATAGGGATCACCGCTACTGCATTTAGTAACCTATCCTCTAGCGAGTGCATTTTTTTTCCATCCCTTGTACCTTCATTTTTATTACGTTTTGACAACAGAGTATCAAGGCTGTCATTCCAGTGGCATAGATACATAACTTATGCAGCAGTAGAATACTGTTTGCTCTGCTCATGCCTTTCAATGCCAATGAACCGTTCAGGTAAATTTTCAAAAGTTATGTAATAGCTCATAGTGCGATACTCTGTGATCATTTTTCCGGAAAGGCAAGAACGTAATTGCTTTCTTGACGAAGTCAATGTAAATTGTTTTTTCCTTCTCATCCTTATATTCCTTTCTTTTACACACACTGCATGCGAGAGGGACAAAGGCACATTGCTAAATAAAGTGCAGAATGTCAGAAATAAACATCTTTTTAATTGCAATGTATAGCTTATTGTAATGCATCATTAACACCCAAGACTCAGTCATTGCACTGTTTCCAATGCTTTTCAAAATTGACTCGGAAGTTATCGTGCAATATACACGCCTGGTGATCAGTCGGATGGAAGAGAAACTATCGAAGACGTTTAATCAAGGAAACCATTCGAAAATTTCTAATACTATATCGAATATATTATATATTTAATAGACTTATTCAATTTGAAAACTATAGTATTCAAAACAAATCGACTATATTGCTGGATGTACGGGAGCAAATGTGATTCTTAGAGTTTGCTTCTATCTAATCCATAAATGTGTGTCCgattttgtgctgaattttgtgaTAATTTCATACTGCTGGCAAAATTTCGCCTGTAAATCACACTTAGCCGCTAAATGCATCACCTTTGTGGAAAAGCGAGCCTCTCAGTAGCAGGGATTTACAGCCAGAGAGGGTGCACTctttcgcggcaccaccaccaATCTGAGCTTATTCCTTGACAGCAAATGCGATGAGTGACGGCTGGCACCGGGTCAAATGCCTCTCAGTTTATGGGCATTTGATGTTGTATAGTAAGAAACAGGTTGGCAAGAACAGGTAGCTTGTGGGAATTACTCTGTTTTACAACATGAGCCAAGCACACAATCATTTAGTATAATGGCTTGCTAGCCTAATTTCTTACCATTGACAATGTAATTATGATGTTCAAACATGTTAAAATAACCGAAATTGCTAATGGTGGATGTGCATATTATTATTCAATGTTTGACTTGATATTCGAAGCATAAAAGTATTtgtattcgatttgtattcaaAAACGTTTACACTCACACACCCCTTGTTTAATCATATTCTTGTCATGAACTTTCCGATGAAATCAACCCTAACTTGATCTAGACCACTACGTTGTTGCAGATTATGAAATGCAACTGTGAAATACGTTTTGAATATTGCCAGACCACATGAAAATCCAAGATGCAGCATAAGCATGGCAACACAACCCACAATGGTGCATATTTAAGTGGGTGTTTAGGGAAATAGGTGGTTTTTTAATATAATAAACTTGAGAAGACCATTACTTATTCCACGTACATGGTAATGCAGCTTTTGGCACATACATAACCATGGTATTTAAACAAACAGTATGTTTTTCATGTTCGTAACATACCAGTCGGCGATAAGAACAGACTTGAGACTATTGTGTGTTGCTGAGCAGATTTCAGGTCTCAGGAGGTTAATGCACATAACTTGAGGCAAGTCTACCTCCGAAAGGTCAAGAGAGACCACTTGTTTAAGAAATGAAAGGACTTTGGCACTGTGTTGTACCATGTTTTGGGTGAAAGTACAATCTATCAACTCAGTTTGACTTCTTCTTTGTACAGTGTCCCTTTAGGCCTTTCACAAGCATCTCGAGAATAGTATTTGGATGAAATTGTCTTGTACAATAAGAGATCCTGTCGCCTCAACTGGAAACACTTTGTTCCTCAATGCGCTTGCATTCCAGtaaaaaaaacagtttttttcTCTGGCAAGTTCATTCTTGTCCCAGCTTAGCATTGCTAGCATTGCAAAATCCACCTTTATTGAGCTGCTATTCTTGTATGGCCACTACTGCTTTCGCTCAATTCCACTCTTTTTCTATTATCAAATATTCACGGCCTGCTTGAATGGTAACGTATGATAAAGTAGACGGAGCGCCGCATAGACTATCAACAAAGTGCAAGGGAGGACAGTATTGGAATACATGTAGCATTGTTACATTAGAGTTTGTCATCTCTTGGTAAGCTTCAGACAAGGCATGATGGACACAAGAATGTGCAACACAACAAAGCTCCCTTTATTTCAGCCTCTCCTAAGAGAACAGGACATGCAACGGGAGATACAACATTGCAGCGTGCATGCAAGCAGGCAGCAACACTTCACAAAATAACAAAACTCAA
This Dermacentor albipictus isolate Rhodes 1998 colony chromosome 1, USDA_Dalb.pri_finalv2, whole genome shotgun sequence DNA region includes the following protein-coding sequences:
- the LOC135921309 gene encoding methyltransferase-like protein 25B codes for the protein MCPLVCDAQHVSDVRRYATLLGSFLSQYSWLNDAYVLDYFVEQQWHKLPHSWQKTLSAIELSDLSAWLETGLPAQKHSVWPLSLMCLAPAARLLALDRSPVASPADIPLLPPKERAGGKNLHWPAFHLCGNRNLTHAFRKHVKLKKQHEIVRLAMVIELLAQKCDCSHMLDVGSGQGHLARLLALDKKLHVATVDLVGSHLTSAQRFDHQAAIHVQKKKAMEIEAGVADSPCYLPQHVELEISMATTPAELEQVAEKAWGKGNSGVENFVLVGLHTCGNLGPSMIQLFADSPAARGLVSVGCCYMKLNEDKCEGIERKMAYPMSSHVCSLGNVAALSYQAREVACHAFEVYTRKLKESPLALKIHCYRALLERLIVNRYKDQRHCGLGSVKHADSLTFSQYARKALEKFPLTLPDEDLDSPELELAMDEWQRVVVFYSLRLLLAPVIESLILVDRMLYLWDRCISSSLLPLFDPCLSPRNLVLLAFKGNSCTGEQHCKDI